The following is a genomic window from Maniola hyperantus chromosome 15, iAphHyp1.2, whole genome shotgun sequence.
tgcaggatcccgtttgatggggaatgtgtttgtatgctagcgagcgataaacacattcgccatcaaacgggatcctgcagaaaactgcgcgccgtgtgaaagggctgtaACACTCAAGCCACATTACAACAcatataggtataaattatttagcagctataaaaaaatcataaactgataatatttctgacattttaatCACACAGCACACCTTACAAAACAAATAACcttaaaattacattaatacTTTCAATATGATACTTAAATTCATTCATTAatactttatctacacccatgctttaaatcctctataaaagattctgaaacagttagcttattgccaacattaaaacacccaatgacGTAATAACCATTATATCATCCAAACgggtgttataatgttgtactgaatttcataataACACTCCTTTGTTTTATTTGTCTGTGGCCCTTTGCGCAGAGATTGAAAAAAAACAAAGGAGTGTtattatgaaattcagtacaacattataacacctTTCTTATTATGggattcatattattatgggtgtagataaagtcttgtatgcaactgttgataattaggtattaaaacattCAAGTGagataaataactataaaatgctttcaaatattgatttttCAGTTAATAATACATACTTGATAATCATGCATCTTGATCTCCGGCATCATATTTGTGATATAGGGCTCTGCAAAGTATGGAAAGGCCCAGATGACGGGCAATATCTTATCTTCAGTCTCGCACACCTTGCTGTACATTTCGGACAGTTCTTTGATAGTTTGCATCAACGGTTCCACGCGGCCGCCAAACGGCGGGTCCATTACTATAGCGAGGCCTTTGTTCCTGTAAAATAAAACTGCTAAGGTTTTCTTtctataaaaaactagcttatgctcgcgacttcgtccgcgtggacacaaatttcaaacccctatttcacctccttagggattgaattttcaaaaatcctttcttagcagatgcctacgtcataatagctatctgcatgccaaattttagcctgatccgtccagtagcttgagctgtgcattgatagatcagtgagtcagtcacttttccttttatatatttaagatgaaAATGCTATATATAAACTGAGACATTCTGTATGtgttatacctataataaatatgaaatagccttaaaaaaccggccaagtgtgaggcATGCTCGCggtaatgagggttccgtactgcagtcttattttttagacattttgcacgataattcaaaaactatgatgcataaaaataaataaaaatctgttttagaatgcacaggtgaagccatttcatatgatactccacttgatatagttatcttactataaaaattgaaaatactaattattagttaatgaccacattataatttttttgtgtgataaccacaaattcacggttttcagattttttcccctaataccgctataagacccacctacctaccaaatttcatgattctaggtcaacgggaagtaccctgtaggtttgttgacagacagaagacaacaaagagatcctataagggttccgtttttccttttgagatacggaaccctaaaaattaggttataaaatatgtttaacATAAGTGTGGACATACATACTTGGAGCTTTTAAGGAACTTCTTCAACACTTTCTCATTGTCGTTCTGGTTGAACAGAAAGTTGTTGAACATGTTGTACCACAGGAACTTGTTGCTGGGATGGAACATGTGATACCGAGTGTCATAGTCCAGCAGTAAGGAGTCAAAGTCTGGATGCTCTTGCGCCGCTTCGTGGATAGATGGTGTTCCAATACATAAGATATTActggaaaaaataattatttttcttataacactagatgatgccgctTTGTCCACGTCAATTTCTTCGAACTCCTTGATATCCAGAgtaaaaaatcccataggaactctttttCGAGAGGGTTTCGAAAAAGAACAGGTTACTGACGCTGCGGAGCTTGCATGTAAACTTAAATGGAGATGGGCGGGCCATGTGGCTCGGGCAAGAGACGGTCGGTGGAGTGAGATGGTACTACACTGGTGGCGGCGCGACCACACCCGGCCGCGTGGGCGACCGCGCGCTCGCTGGAGGGACGACATCGAGGATGTAGCAGGACCGACATGGACGAGACTCGCCACGGAGAGACCACAGTGGAGCAATATGGAGGAGGCCTACACCCAAAGATGGGTACCCAAAATATAAACTAATACAACCAAACTAAATAATAGGTGCatcctttgttttaaataatatgttacatctttgaaattttttgataattaatactattaatggaaagtaataataataacaatgcaATATAAATTGAATAGAAAGATTacattacctaatattatatgaatGAATAACACGaattaaataatagaataattaaatatttttttgttattttgttgcttGTCTACGTCTGTACtgaaataacttaatttagttttaataaataatttaacaactttgtataataatttaattgaagcaATGACATAAGCAATTTATATAGATCTTACAAACTAGACAGATAACAAATAatctaataatgtacctacttagataacaattgtaattatgtattttggaaataaatggctatttatttatttataaacctcCTTCATTTCCTCTTTCAttcttaggggtagaattttcaaaaatctgtaaaaaaaaaatagtggatgcctacatcataaaagctatctgcatgccaaatctcatcctgatccgtccagtggtttgttctgtgcattgatagatcagtcagtcagtcaccttttcctttagatttagattattgaaaaaaaaaaatgctacaaATAtaccttattttattattcctcAGTATTCCAAGAACAGTACTGACAGCTTTCTTGGTGAACATATACTGGGCCTCGTGCTGGTCATTCTCCAGAGGCTGTAGGAATGTAGTAGGGCTTGCAAGTTGCTCATCAGTCAATGGTAACACTATCCGGTGATCCTTGAGGTGCTTCCTGCTCTGAGACGCGATGAAAAGCTCCTGGCATGTGTGGCAGTAGGCCCTGTCGGAGGGGTGTCGTGATTTCAcctgtaaaataatttaatacttcAAAAAGCTGAAATCTATGTGATATCGCAGGTTTGATCTAGTAATGCGGCAATGCATCggaggttcctctggtgctgcaaatgttcatgggcggctgtAATCACTTacacatcaggtgacccgcctgctcgtttgctcaatatctctattattaaaaaaaaaaatttagcaagaatattagccatgttaaatgactaatttaTTCTCCTTTCCTGTCCAGTGAAGCggcaagcttgtgctaggagtaggtacgacaatagtgcaacaggcggggtttgaaccatcaacctttcgattttcagtgcACTCCTTTACCCATTGAGCGATTGAGGATAAACCACCCAGTGCATCTATGTACATCTATACTTGTATTATGTATATGTGAAAGTGTCtatttgtccttccttcacgccctgactaagcaaccaatcgacttgatttctggcatagagatagtagcaagaacggagagtaacataggatactttttattccggaaaatcagttcccacagaattttttaaaacgtaacttcacgcggacgaagtcgcgagcatcagctagtacctatagtaccAGTACAAGCTCTTTTTACTGACGCCAAACTATACACTTATACACCgacaagaaaaataaaacactaaCCTCTTTAAAATGATTCCACGCCGCAGCCTTATCAAACTTCGGAATAAGCTTGTAGTACTTTTCATTTCTCTGCCTCACACCTTCCTTCTTCCAATCTTCTTCATCTATATGCACGGTACAGTCCTTCTTGTTCCTACAAGAGGCACACGCATAGAACCGGCCTTTCTCACTGGAAAACAGCAATGTTGGACCGTGCAAACATAGCGGGTGATTGGTTACGTCTTCTGCGATAACTTCTACTGGAGTAGAATGATGCACTGGAGTTTGTGCTGCAAATGATCTCTTTTTAACCATTGTATGTATATTGGGCTCAGTTAGATAATAGATTTTAGTTGTAAAGTGGTAAATAATTACACGTTAGGGTACTACCCTAATAATAATAGGTGACAGGTACTCTGTGGTCTGCGACCATATCAAGGGTCCAGTCATTTTtccaaagagtattataatcaCAGACCTAGgaatagttatttgtttacTCATTGATTATGGTTGTTAGAGTCCCTGTAAATTATACAGGGATATTCTCTAACGACCATAGATAATCAGGGACAAGTCCGGGGAAAATTGGATCCAGGCGGAATCGTGCCGTGTGTGCTAAGCTTAAATTATATAGATTGTTCAACTTTCAGTTTTTGTTTCtggcaattttaaaaaaaaccggtgaaAGAAGTGCGCGCGGGGGCCCTGTAGAATTTTTCTTCTCaacttttcatattttttgtcaattttgaaattaaaattaacaaaaatgaGCGGTTTAGTGAGAACAGCGCACAGGGTTATTCAAACATGCGTAAAAAGTTCGGGTATAACAGGTGCAATAGTATCTCGCACACAAACTCCCGTCAAACGTGACTTCACGAGAGGAATATGGCACATGAGCTGTTCCACAAGGATGGATAGCACTTCGGCTTCCTCCAGCCTCCTCAACAATCATTCCCACACCTGTAGCTGCGGCTGTGGCCTTAAAGGAATCCACACTAAAGGTAGAGTCTCTTATCATTAATTGCTATAGTTTAGAGGTTATGTCATCATCCCTGAAGAAAAATTCTGATATCTTTCAATATTTTCACTAAAATAAGATATCTCTAGCAAGTCTAGTCTATGTAATGACGATTCAAGTTGAAGAAGTGAAGTTGTTACATTAATTAcatcattttttaaaatcccaaatAGTTTCGATTTCTTTTTGCAAGTTATATTTTAACCTTAAATTATTTCGACAGATCAGAAGGATGAACAATCTGCTACCCCTAAACCCCTTGGTAAGCTTCCCATCCTACTCCTTAGATCTCCAGTAGACACATTCCTTTCTAACAGTGTTAGTAATGCATGTAGTTACTAAtgattttattgttaaaaaaatatttttgtatttctattCAAAGCCACTTGTATTAAGGTACTTATATAAACATATGTAACGTGTTTTACTCTATATTTTAATGTCGATAACAGATAtataccacaattaatttgatggttttatttgtcgatatttcgacccaaactttaatgttttacttttttttaatagagatattTATTGAACACtggctgacccggcgaacttcgtaccgcctaaaagtgattctttaattttttacaatttttttttctctctgtaagaacccatcctcgtacttcaaggaatattataaaaaaagaattagcgaaatcggttcagctgttttcgagatttgcatttttatatatatagaagatgtaACCCTATGGATGAATTtgatctttaaaacaaggttgTTAAAGTATATTTTCCTTTAAGATTAAAGTGTTTTGCTGCTGGACTTCTACCAACATTGAGTGCAACATTAGTAGCACAGTAGAATATCACATTAAGTCTTGTAACACTCATGTGAAGTTGTGTATATATCCCTGCAACACTGTTGTGCTGTGATACTCCTTGGTGTTGTGGCCAAGGTTGCAGGgtacagtaaaataatatttacatccaGTAGCATTGACATTTGCAGTGTTACTTCATAGGAGTATTagacattttattaaaataaaaagaaaaaaccaaCTTGAACTCAAAACAAGTTTTTAAGTTTAGGGCACATATTCCAAAGTCTGAGtcaaattcaaaataggtactattgtacactttttaattGTGTAAGATAACCTATGTGATGTGAACCtatgatgataattaattacataaacttaACTCTAAAGCTACTAGGTTAACAAACATGCCATGGGGCCTGGCctgagaagagcccataacaaactcagccgggtattctttttattatcacaacACTTTCAAAGTGATTAATATACCAAAttcaataatgaattctagcccccataaactaccactatacaaaaaatcacatcattttattactacagtccaagaccctattatcatttcaaacttattagaactatcaaagctgttaaAGCAACTTATTCTCATAACATTTAATTTCATCACATAGCTTTGCTTcataatttaaattcatttttcCAGGGGAAAGGGAGCTAGTGGAGTTTTTGACTGAAGAGATAGTGGCAGAGCGCAAGGCGCAGAAAGTGAAGACGTTGCCAACTGAGGTCAATGGGTTTGCGGTGAAGGCTGACGGTGCTGAGGTCACCCTCACCAAGCAGCTGAAGGATGAAgtgtaagatgatgattaaacaaataaaataaaataaaacagccTTTATTTCAGAGCTGTTATCtgttcatctgtctgtctgtgagctatatctcatgaaccgtaataggttgaGAGGTGAAATTAACACAGTGTGTATTTCAATAATAacaattgaatatttgactccaactttttttattactttattataaactagaataaaaataatgatgcaaactgaaaaaactaattaaatcgatcaaataacaaaaaacttataagcatttaaatatttctgattagacagagatagcgatacagcagtttgacgtcacaccttactaatgccatagtagcttcgtgcggtttcatacaaatattcgttttgcgagaaagggatatgaagaccctcccactccaaaattaaaatgcctgtaactttgtaaatctttgttggattttaatattttttcagtgtacgtcattattttcatcctagtctaaatatataaaaggaaaaggtgactgactgactgatctatcaacgcacagctcaaactactggacgaatcgtgctgaaatttggcatgcagatagctattatgacgtaggcatccgcgaaaggatttttgaaaattcaactcttgagggggtgaaataggggttcgaaattttgtgtagttcacgcagacgaagtcgcgagcataagctattttataataaagtaaaaatcaaattcaaaagtaggcaaatacccaattataaaGTTTTTTCCATGTAATTTCCAGAGTAACAATAACCTTCAACGTCAACCACACAGTGGACACGGAGGACTTTGGTGAGGATGCCCAGCCGGAGAAGCAAGAGTTCTCAGAGATGCGCTCCAAGCCACAGTTTGAAGTGGACCTGGTGCGAGGAGACACCACACTGGGCTTCACTTGCTCCTTCCTCCAGGAGCCCCCATCTACTAATGCTGATGAGTACAGTAAGTCAATTCAATATATTTTACgaactaaaaagtttttttttttaatatttcaaagctatctgcaatcagtcattaaatggacttttatcagatttttatgagtGCATTCAGGGAAAACTAAAAAGTAGCAATCATGTTTCAagtgctgagtttgttgtgggctcttctcagacctgggcacgCTTGGAACCccagctttagtttttaagttcgcgtaaaaagtATCACCAcgatatcatcttacaaatgctacaaccgactatcaaaaagtgtaatttattacctattttgaataaaccatttgatttgattcaaTTAACCAAACTAAGTCCTATGAGCAGGGTTGGTCTTGTTTTAAAAGTTATTGtgaacaaaaaaagttttttaaactaGTTTTTGTCCAACCCTGCTTATGAatcctttaaaataaaaaactgggcaagtgcaagtcagactcgcgcaccgagggttgtGTACTTGGGTGTGTTTTTCGATATTATTTTGCACAATAAGGCAAAAACTTTATGAAGAATTTGCTGCTTTAGAGAATAGAAGTaagaaacattttatttttgattacAGATGACATTTTCGGAATTGATGAGGTGACATTATACAAAGGCGAGTGGAGCGACAAAGTGTACGCAGTTGCCGGCGACGTGCTCGATGGAGTAAGtttcttaaaatttaattataacatttcacggcccaaccgttcaaccgattttgatgaaatctggtacagagttagcttatatcccggggaaggacatagggtacttttaatcccggagaattaaagagttcctacgggattttaaaaacctaaatccacgcgaacgaagtcgcaggcatcagctagtttagacttttttttacttttgactaCTGTattaaaagtttgtaattttttgtacatatttataaacgaatttcataaaattttattacctTACTAATGAAACATAAGTAAGATAAACAGAAAGTGCTGACTAAAGTAATATCAAGTAGAGTAGAAGTTTTTTGCATAAACTTCGTACTGCTCTCATGGCGTAGTGGTTATACACCTCGCATCGATCGCGAAAGGTaccaggttcgaatcctgccaccataaataaattttcccCATAATCGCCATACTTGGCCTACACACTATGGTAGGTTTAAGTGCCAAATATTGGGGTAGAACAATGCATAGATGTGAAGCTTATTTCCTCAAACATTGAGGGTGTATTCATTGAAATGctacatacatattttatttttttccattTTCGCCATGGagtaatatttcttttttccataaaatattaaagtatcTGTGCaatgttataaataaatcattaatatacctacttacatatttttaaataataataagtttgcTAAAAATTTTCCAACTTAggatggtttttttaaatttcttttttttggtaactaaatgaataggtaggtatctacctacctatacatttttttactttttttacaaattaaaaactactttttttcaaatattttggtttttttataCATTCCTGAATAATGCCCGCGATGtcatctacgtggatttagattttatttcaatCCCTGggaacttaaaacttaaaaaattagaaGTCATCAAATGACTTCTAATAACTTCTCGTTTTTATCAGTATAATTTAACATTGTTTGGGGATATTCCAGCCTGTTATTCGAATATGTTGACATCTCTTTTTTATTCTTCAAATTGTCGTGACAtgtaaaactataatatactatTACCTATACATACATGATAaccaaattaatttatttcagtaCCTCTACGATCTGCTGATGAATCTTCTAGAAGAAAAAGGCATTGGCAATGAGTTTGTACAGAAGTTGTCGGATTTCAGTACGGCATATGAACACACTGCATACATAAACCTGCTGGAAGGCATCTCCAAGTTTACTATTGGCAAAAAATAGGCAATTGTTATCTTTTTTAATTCTAGATTGAGACAAGATGTTATCTGTGACACCCTATACAATAGTCTGTGACTTAAATAAAGTTTTGCTGTATGATTCTGAGGTTGATAGAAAAGGTTTTAGGCCCTTACTAATTACTAATAAGATACACTgtttattcttattattatattgtactttAACATATATATAAACCGCTAGACCATTTTTTGCGATAATTTGTAGCCAATTTAGTAGCTAagctatctattggtgaaagtaTTTTCAGAATTTGATCATTAGTTCTGGATAATACTgtctacaaacaaactaacaaattttacctctttgtaatattagtatagacatTATACCAGTGATTTTTTCATTAGTAAGGACCTAAATGTGAACTGGATATGACAAAATTAAGTTCTTTATAATTTCAAGAGTCAATTAGGTAAATAATTCATATTCATTTTATGTTATCAGATTGAATAAAGCTCGTTGTAACTTATAATGTTGCAATTCGAATAAATtgaataattgtatatttttattattatgtgcaAATGTATACCATAAACTGccataattaaattaagttacatagTTCTGTAAAAATACTGTGGTAGAATATTATTCTATATAATTTAGTCTTTATGTGATacaataataatgaataatagAATACCAATGGTTATAATAATTCGTGACAGGTCGACATCgacgccccgattgccatgtcgacctgtcgcgaactatacctatatgAACATACATTAAATTTGCGTCAACATATGATAATTTGTCACAAGTTatgttaaacatttttttttgtattttacgtTGGGTTTCACAGAATGGCGAATTTATTTTGTCAACAAATGGTCGAGGCATTTATTTTCCTCTAGGATAGCTTTAAAGAATGTTTTAGTTTAACAACTGTGTTGTTTAGTGTTAAATGTGTTTTAGTTCTGAATAAATGATATTATTCAAGGTTTGTGTGCTGTTTTATTTTGAACTCAACGTTGAGATTGTTAAAACTTGGCAACAGCAGTcaacgacaaagcatagaatGCTCGGGAGCCACAACGCCTCTTTATATCGCAATTacagcctcgatagctcaacggttaaaggagcggattgGAAACCGAAAagttgccggttcaaatcccacccgttccACTataatattgtcgtacctactccctaGGAAGGCCAATCAATTCATGAGCATAGATTATTATCTGCTATATTTCCAGAGACGTTACGGACGGACGTTAGATTTTCCTGGTCTTAATACTGCAACTGCGCAGGTTTAATTTGAGAAATTTCTTTTTGATGTCACAGATCGGGCTAGTCTGATAATTTTTTGTTGCACGtccaataataaaattgaataagtaCTTCAAGGTTCATGTTCAAGAACTGCACCATTTATTTTGTGTTGTTCCTTTTTTATAGTATTAGCATAGTTTATGGTTTCTTATCAAATTCAAGGCCAAAGTTTGTGATAAAAAATTAGTCATTAGTGCTCTAATCTGAGTAAAAAAATCTGCACTTGTGAAAAATTATCATTTTGTAATTTAAGCGGACCAATCGCGTTCTCGTTGTATTTTTAGCTAACCAATAAGAATCGACGTAACCAATGTGAACTTCGCACGAATGCATGGCAGAGCAACCATAGAGCAACTGTTGAAATAAGTTGAAATGTCAAACAGGGTTGCCAGAAGTATGGTAATTGCCTTTTCGTATGGTAGTTTGGCCTTCAAGTCGCACAATAAACATATACCATATGGCAGAGTGGTTCAACATCTCGCAAATACATTAAACTTCGTTTTGTTAGTACTAACTTTAGTTGGATGGAAGTCAATGGAAGTAGAAGATAATAATGTAGAGCTATGATTGTTAGCATTTGAATATTATGGAAATAGATActtgataatctaaatatataaaagaaaaaggtgactaactgacggactaatctatcaacgcacagctcaaactaatggactgattgggctgaaatttggcaagtagatagctattatgatgtagtcatccgctaagaaaggattttagaaaattcaacttcaaaaaattctgcacgcttgcctagaatatgACCTCGTGGTATCCCATAATTCCCATAAGATAGGTCTAACTATACATTGTAAGGTTAACTTTTAACGTTAGACGCAAATGGAGCTAAAGAGTAATTGGAAATGTTCGCCTGTTAAAATACTGAGAGCAATAACGCAAAAAAATTGCTCCACTATTATTTAGTGTaagatgttttaaaaatactaaagtccattaaaaatgaaatgatttcgtttctttat
Proteins encoded in this region:
- the LOC117988682 gene encoding rRNA N6-adenosine-methyltransferase ZCCHC4; translation: MVKKRSFAAQTPVHHSTPVEVIAEDVTNHPLCLHGPTLLFSSEKGRFYACASCRNKKDCTVHIDEEDWKKEGVRQRNEKYYKLIPKFDKAAAWNHFKEVKSRHPSDRAYCHTCQELFIASQSRKHLKDHRIVLPLTDEQLASPTTFLQPLENDQHEAQYMFTKKAVSTVLGILRNNKISNILCIGTPSIHEAAQEHPDFDSLLLDYDTRYHMFHPSNKFLWYNMFNNFLFNQNDNEKVLKKFLKSSKNKGLAIVMDPPFGGRVEPLMQTIKELSEMYSKVCETEDKILPVIWAFPYFAEPYITNMMPEIKMHDYQVEYQNHKKFQNKKGGRKFGSPVRFFTNLPFATIDLSNDSSYKLCDKCKYWVSTSNVHCNKCRECTSKNGMTYKHCYICKRCVKPTYVHCAQCGRCGQEKHVCGAIVESQSCYNCNEKGHKKAECPQKDGANAKKKRKSIK
- the P32 gene encoding complement component 1 Q subcomponent-binding protein, mitochondrial, with product MSGLVRTAHRVIQTCVKSSGITGAIVSRTQTPVKRDFTRGIWHMSCSTRMDSTSASSSLLNNHSHTCSCGCGLKGIHTKGERELVEFLTEEIVAERKAQKVKTLPTEVNGFAVKADGAEVTLTKQLKDEVVTITFNVNHTVDTEDFGEDAQPEKQEFSEMRSKPQFEVDLVRGDTTLGFTCSFLQEPPSTNADEYNDIFGIDEVTLYKGEWSDKVYAVAGDVLDGYLYDLLMNLLEEKGIGNEFVQKLSDFSTAYEHTAYINLLEGISKFTIGKK